The nucleotide window TaacacaagtgacataaatattttttattacaAAGGTCAAGAATTTTGCAAAGTGTATGATTGTTATAGTTTCTTTTGGATTTCCCTTTATTTTACAAGTAttgtatttatctttttttactGGATTTGTACTGGAACACAAACACTGACCAGATAAATCTTTGTATCGACTGCACTTATTTTGTGCAGTATACTTATACAAATAATAAACTGGTGGTTAAATGATGCTAAAATCCAAACAAACCATAGCATTAGTACAGCGCCCTCCGCTGGATGGtagtggatgtttttttttagttgggAGCCTATTTCTATGAGCTACATTTATGTACCTTCCAATGTGTTTGCATTCCTGGGACACACAGGGTACCCATGTAGTGGCAAAGAGTTCTAAAATATGTGTAATACCGATGGAAAAGGTCATGCTTCTATCCAGGACAACAACTGCACACAGGGCCAAGACCAGCATACGGGATGTACATCTGCTGTGTCAGACACTCCACTTTCCTTACGGTGTGTTTGACACTGTTATTTGAAGGTAAAGTAATTGCACTGCGATGCTTTAAAACCAGCTGTTTTagtaaatagtgtgtgtgtgtgtgtgtgtgtgtgtgtgtgtgtgtgtgtgtgtgtgtgtgtgtgtgtgtatgtgtgtgtgtaggggggggatACATTTCAAAGGTGTTTTGGCAGTATTGTCCGTGGTTCTAGTTCCAGTTTCATCTTTACTCCTTCTTGAAGATCCTCTTGGCATCCACCCCATCGTAGTTATAGCTCTGTGGGAAAAAATATGACGTTGTGTTATGATATGACACCTCTCTATGTGTTCCATATATCACCGTATATTACTCTCACTTTATAAGAACTCTAAATTCAACGTACTGTCATTTTAAATCAACTCAATTAAAAGTGatgacatacatactgtatgtgtccaatgtaaacatgcaacaTCTAcagatgatatactgtaacattGTGACTCATTATTAGTCATTATGTATAGGGATCTACCCATtttcaagttcaaagtttattgtcatgtaataaaataaaaataaaaataaataaatagatactattaaaaaagaggggttggggagcaccaagcgagacccaggagcaacagggacAAGGAAAAAACTCCCTAGTCCAGGGAGAAACCTTGGGCAGAACCATTTTGTCAATCTGGTGTGAATTAGCCTGGTCATATACCAAACCCTTGTACTAATACCGTACAGAggtggtgaagggaaatgaaaattgagcggaagcttacggagggctatgccagTCTAGGTGTGAGTGCACTTGACCAAACCAACCTGATGGAGTTCCCCGTTCACCAGAGTCCTGGTGGTGGTGAGGACCTTGTTGTTGTCTTTCCTGGTGAAGGCGCCCTTCAACATCTCCCCCTCCATGTTCCAGGAGCCCTGCAGGAGACAGATGAGGACAGAGGTGAACTGGTGTCCATGGCTACGGCTAGATTAGGTTCTCACTCTGTTTCTGGTCTAAAGGTTAGATTCAAGAACGACATTACTgccatcttcatcatcaccaccatcatcatcatcaacaacaacaacaacaacaacagcagcagcagcaacaacaacaacaacaacaacaacaacaacaacaacaacatgattgTCACATCCCATGCCCCAATGTAACTTTATCAAAGTTATGTAACTTATTGCATTTGCAAAACTTCTATATGTATGGGGGATACTGTTTCCCCATGTGGGATAATAAAATTGACTTGGACTGACTGTTGGTGAGACTGAGACCATTGTTTCCAtagacataaatacatacatatatatatatatatatatatatatatatatatatatatatatatgattgtTTCTCTCAGTGTGAATCAATCAAGTCATGACAATATACACCGTGATTAGACTGTTGGTGAGACTGAGACCATTGTTCCTCTCAGTGGGTATCAATCAAGACATgccaatgtaggcctacactgtatTTAGATTTCCTGCTTCTCAGTTAGTTTCTCCTgtgaaaaggtcaaaggtcattcaACGTTGCTGTAGTAGTGACATTTTTCAGTGGGCCCACAATGGGGCGATGCAGTCATGAGATAGATTAATAAATCAATAGTTCAAGAGGTTGATCAGCCTGTGTGTATCAGGATTCCTTACAGTAGCAACAGTGTTGGAACAGATCATGATCGCAACTAAACCCTATTCAAAAGTGAATAGTACTGATAGCAATCGTGTAATTATTTCAATAACTTCATCAAAGTGATTGCATTTAATTACTCTTTGATGACTTTTCTAAATTTCTAATGAATGTTTTCAACTGTTAACCATTGTCAAATGTTTAAATCTGGCAGTGTTAACTGTACACTGTTAACCTTGAATCCAAAAATCAGCACTCAAGACTGGTAGCAACATTAGTTGTAGCAACATTCTAAGCCGAAATGTTGGTGGCAATGACAGAAGTAATAGTTAGCGCCTTCCAGTTTCCACTTAATGGAATGGCAGTTACAAAAAATACCAAGCCTTGAGCCAAGCACCTCTGGCAtgctcgagagagagagagagagagagagagagagagagagagagagagagagagagagagagagagagagagagagagagagagagagagagagagagagagagagagagagagagatagatagactcACTGAAACTTCTGTTCCATCTGCCAATGCGTAGTCAAACTGAACGCCGAGCGTGAAGTCGATCTCTTTGGTGCGGAATGTGCTGGACTCCTTGACGTGGAACTGCTCCCCAGTCTGAGTGATGGTGATTTTCAGGTTGTCATGTTCCGCCAACTTCCTCTTCATGATGTTAATGCCTGcacaagatacagtatatacgttttttgttgttgtgataaACAATTTTCATTGAGCATGAAGAATGTCAGACATCAAAAGAAAACTATATACAGCAGGGAAAGTGAGCTCATAAGATCCAATAATAATGAGAAAAATGAGAATAATAAAATGACAATAATGATAATGTGGCAGTACAGTTTCTTGCATATTAAGAAGATATAAGGTTTTTATCTGTGCGGACATCTATTTTCTATATCACTGCTGCATTTGATGTGTCCTGCACCTGGCCCCagtgaggtgggatgtgcatgcaTCTACAGGACGCAACTTTGGGTCTGCcattgggggggttaaacttgtggcatatttatcaatttatttatttattgaataattTACTTGTGCAAAAGGGGGGTTATATTAGCTGGACAtgatttttgggggggctcaTGACCCCTGTAACCCCCCCGCAAATTACGCCTACGACTTGACTTAAATGCCTGCACAAGAAACATAACTAAATGCTAGACTTGAAGAAACCCTACAACCTGACTCAAAATATAATCTTCTCTTTTTTGAGTGAGTTTGTTTTAATCAAACAGATAGTTTAAAAACCACATTTTACTTTTTGAACTTATTGCAGTATTCTATGCAGCTTTCATCAAGCAACAGATCAGCTAGAGTTGTGgattcatcattttgaaatccAGTTCACGGGCTCAGTTTAAAATAACAACAGTGGGAACTGCATGTGCCTGTGGTTTTGACACCGTTTATTCAGTTGACAGACTACAACTCTCCTGTGTAATAGCTGAGCCTTTAATACCTATCTAGAGTTTTAATACCTCCATATCGCCACCCCTGTACTGTAGATTACCGTACCGTGTCATTTCAATGTCACTGGCCCCACATACTCATAGTTTCAAATAACAAACGCGGGCCATAAACGCTATTTATACTGCCAACATGTAAGACCGGAGCTAAGAATAAAACAGTGAACTCAGGAAGCCAAGCACACTTCTGTGTCATCCTTTCatttcttcatctctttctctctctttctctctctctctctctcattatctgcTTCTGTTCTTAGTccgtctctgtttctctctacattcaatccttttttgtttttttctctctctttcagtgttgttattttgttacccatctctctgttcttctcaaGCATAGAAACACAAATGTGTAAAGGAAAAACATAGTGTATTGAATATACAGAGGCAAACACAATTAACATACtatcatgcacacgcacacacgcacacacacacacacacacacacacacgcacgcacgcacgcacacacacacacacacacacacacacacacacacagacacagacaccccccccccacacacacacacacacacgcatacacacacattatgcaaaaTCCTTACCCATTTGTTCCATAAACTTGTCGTAGTTCTCATTGCGGTCAACTTTCCAAGTTCCATTGAAAGTCATCTTTGCCAGGCAACTGTAGGACAGGACACTCttttcacacactctttcactctttcctcctctctcactcactctctctctctctctctgtctctctcaccttctctctatCATTCCCACCCTTTTTATAAACGCGAACGGTCACCTAGGCGGCCTTATCTTGGTGATTATCAGTCTGCTGATGAGGACGCTTTAAGCCCACAGCAAATATAGGCCATTGCACCACAAGAATATAAAGATAAACACTCGCAGACAACACCCATTGTACCCTGAGCATATTGGCAGGATAGCGCTCTCTGACAGCTTAGAATCATCTCTCAGCGCGAGAGGCATCCCCCCCTGTGGCGCTGGCATGAGGGTGGCAATAACCATTGACCCCAAGTGACCTCCAGGAAAAATCAGTTGGTGCCAATACAAAGCATGTTAGTTTGtactagaaagagagagagagagagagagagagagagagatttgaggaTGGAACTGAGGGTCTTCTGTTTTCTTTCACTTACATCACATTCCAGACAAACTGTTATTtctgctttatttttttttatttttaaaaaacaaaagaatttgtttttttaaagctaCCATATTTGCCGTATTCTCAGTGTCTTGATATAGTACATTAAAGTACAGTCTTGATTAAAGTAGTACCCACGGCACACAGACATATGAATGTCTCCAGCAGAATTCAGGTTTTGTGTTGCCCTTACAGTAAGGGCCTTACTGTAGAtaagacacaaatacatgtaggcctatgtgaatcATGTCTTCAACTGCTAAATCGACATTTCAGCATGTTTGAGACACACCTTTGTGATTGACAGTAATTCACCAATACCATTTAACTGCAATAAAATTCAATTGCAAAGCTCTTGGTTAATTATTAATGGTTAAACGttggcgcgtcgttgattatcccgtaCTTAAACCAGTGCCTGCTGTACCTACACATTTCAATGCCTTGGACTTATTTATTGTCTCACAGCTGGAAACTCCTAATTCATTTCCACTGACCCACTCACTCCGTGCTCTGCTCTTCAGAGGTGTCAGGAGTTTATAAATCTGCCTTGTTCTACGTCAGTCTAATTTAACACCCTCTGCCCAGCAGGGCCAGGAACAGGACGGGAATATAATGTCCTCTCTTTGTCACAGTCACAGACGCTGTGTTTTCGAAGATGCTATTTAACTGATGCGAAATCTGTACTCCCATATATAtatttacctccaccaaggaggttatggttccatcagggtttgtttgtttgtttatcagtctgtgtctgtttgtttgtttgtttgtgtgtctgttggttCACAAGACAACTCAAGACATTACGGATGAATTTCGTTGACATTTTTATGGAAGGTCTGAATTGGCCCAAGGAACGATTTTGGGAGTggtccgtatcaccgtctggatccaggaggcagttatgttgTCAATtgacggaggtctgcgctctctgagtgcttttctagttttttttttgtaatatgaTTCTTTATACATAAGTGTAGTGAAATAAGTAATTGGGTGTGCATTTTTACATTACTTAGATGGCATCATTCAAGTACAACTTGTTAATATACTAATTTGCCCATCCCATCCAGTCAGAGGCAAAGCCCACCCCACTCCAGTGCACTCAAGAGAACATTGACGATGCAGACGCTGCATCTTTGAGTTTGAGTGCAGAGCAAGTGGCAAGATTCTTATACAGTCTGGTGTAGAGGTTTTATGGACTGTGTGCGTAACATTGAGGAACACTGTGAGTTCTATAGATAACgcttatgtacacacacacacacacacatggctgtcagtgtgtgtgtaacattgaGGAACACTGTGAGTTCTATAGATAACGcttatgtgtacacacacacacacacacacacacacacgcacatggctGTCAGTGAGCATCAGACTAAGGTCACCAAGTCATGTATGATGTGACGTAATGGTTTATTGTCTGAACGGagacagttagagagagagagagagagagagagagagagagagagagagagagacaaaatggTTTGCAAAGTTCAGGTTGAGGCCCAGATTATCTGACTGATAAAGTCATATCATCTAGACATAGATAGCACAAGGTAAAAGGTTATCCAGAAAAGGTGAAAGGTTATCCATACAGATACAGACTCTATGAGTGTTGTCCTGAGATGACACTCTTTGCCGGCCAGACAATAAAACGTTGTCATTACAGTATAATGACTGACCTCCTGCCTGACCATGTGCCAGGAGTATACTTCTCTGAAATATTGACAAAATATTGGCAAATTGACAAAATAATAATCCTAAATAATAAAGCattactttgactttgaaatCGTCCAGCCACTTTCAAATTCACTAGCATTTGGCTGTTTGCTGGTGGTGTTAATATCCATCCCTGTGGCATGACAATATCGTATAGGATCAAGCCAGGTGCATCCGGGTGACTGCTGAAATTTTATTTAAGTGGTATCATTTGGGATTCCCTTTTTGACTTGTCAGATTTAGCTTGCTTCAAACTGGTCTTTGTTTCAGTCAGATAAATTGTGACAGCTGTGAGACATTCATTCAACATTTCTAAACATGGtacatgaaataaataaactagcCAGTTGTGATTTATATGTAATGCAACACTTCTATACTTGGTGGGCTAAAATTACCATTAGCCCGGGTCAAGTGTATGCTCCCAGGACCCTATAGAAGTGCTCCCATTTCTGTGTAAGGTCCTCTTATAGactggcagaggtggaaaactccagctccaatgagtaaaagtccgatcatgtattggttctacctgtgcacatcaggtgatctcatcaattagctgctctgcctagctgaagagttgtgctaagtagaatcagctggtttaaatgaatggttgacaCAGACATGTGGTAGGACtctgggtggctctcaaacactctcctcgatcctcgaggctcgttcccactgatctataactaactctggatagactatcccattgttgccaccccatcattctttatgtagattagtgaggacgaggatcgaggaaggaagggagggtgtataaaagaccaaatgagaggcaccgacctttttactcactgaagctggagttttccacctctgtggaCTGGTTTGCAGCAGGGGTCTTTGGCTCCACtttagaatagccataggccTACCCACcacagagccatagatagagagttGCGATGATCAACAGTTCCAAAAaaaactgtgctgaatggctgaatcgtaggagggtgggatgtacttctgatgctggaagttgtaaatcaattaactcattgactactgaccaagagattggctgtaaacagttccaaaagccccataacgaggaaatagcctggaaaaagcgctgccattttttcctatggaggtctatgggagtgtctccactctgttttatctaccgctctgaccCACCACACATCAGTGCTCACTTGGCTCccaaatgtgaccctgtaaagcggaaccagtcgtttcggtaaaatttagtaaattaagttattgtgctcacgtgaacggccataaactaagctttccaacgatatgtatatcgagggtattacacaaactatcgctaagataaccgcatccaaagttgacatggttctcctgtcacgatatgccagaagaggagaaatcacctgtttaagcggcgcgtgcacaacgggaatgacagcaaatgtgttgaatcttcgccgggtttaacagtcaaaacgtaggtttttcagtgaaatgagttcacaatatgaaactgtagaccgtatacagccgaattatgcgaaaacgtgaaattcaacattttaacccggaagtttgttattgttgattttctcaaaataacgatgtgcgcaaaacgactgatttcgctgtgaatggtcacaaatgAGGAAGCTGATGTGGtgggtaggcctatgtgtttgaGCCCAGGGTTTGCCACCAGTTTGTGCCATGCTCAAGTCACTTAACCTAGAGTTACTCCAGGATAATGGTCCCTATTCGGTTGTTACGTCCGACACGTCGCATGTGATATCCAGGCTCAATGGCTCTTTTCTCAACCTGTACACCTTGTCACTGTCACCTCTGTTATAGTGAGGGTAAAACAGTTGCTTTACTCCAGCAGAGTAATTAGAGTAGCTGGCCTGCCAGATGATGCAATCCAGGGTAATGTCAAGGCCTCCGTGAAAATAGGATTTTATTAGACTGAGGCAGCGAGTGAGTAGTGGAATTACAGTTTTCTTGTAGCCTAGTCTTACTGTAATTGTagtcattttttccccccttttattGTCTATCGGAAAAATGAACAGCTCTGGGCCCAGTTGGACCCAGAAAAAGAATTATCGGTACATTATTACATCACGATTTAACAATCAATCAACTCTTTAGcgtgtctgctaaatgtcaGATCAGTCCCAACCGATGCCAAAAAAGCACACAACCCTGATCTGAGACAGCTCCATTCAACTGCATTCAGTCTTTATAACTGGATGGTGGAGTACTTCAGCTTGTATGTTATAGTCTCCTGTTTTTACGTAAGTGTTTACTGTCGATGCTGAGTGTGCTAatctactgtacagtaaatCAGGACACTTTTATAAGCTTATTTCAGATATTTATCTAAAACGATCAAACATCTTTGTTCCAGCTGAGTGACAAGAAAATCCCTGTTATATGCACTGCTTATATCCAGCGTCATAAAATGTTGATAATTTCTTTGGTGAACTTCACTGCAAGGTCTGCTTTATTGCCATATAATCTCAGGATCTCATCGATATTATCTGTTTACTACAGCTGATAAAACAATCAGTACTGTTGTAATCTGCTGGGATCTTTTCTTCCTACAATTAGGGAATATGGTTATATCACTGTGTATGTTCACAAAGGTCAAAGAAAATGTTGTAGATAAGATTTGTTTATTATTTCCAAGACTATCCAATGTCATGACAATTTCTGTATCTGTTGACATTCATATGAGTTCAACGgggccatatactgtaggctactgtatacttTTAGAGAAACGTGTGAACTTGTGAgatagacagtgagagagaaaagtctaaatcaatgtgtgtgtgtgtatgtgtgtgtgtgtgtgtgtgtgtgtgtatgtatgtgtgtgtatgtctgtaaataatatgtgtgtgcatctactgtatatgtgcatatgtatttGTCAGTggtccccttgtgtgtgtgtgtgtgtgtgtgtgtgtgtgtgtgtgtgtgtgtgtgtgtgtgtgtgtgtgtgtgtgtgtgtgtgtgcatgtgtgtccctgtctctctttctctctctgtgtgtgtgtctgtgtgtgtgagtgagtgagtgtgtctctctctctctttctctctctgtgtgtgtgtgtgtgtgtgtgtgtgtgtgtgtgtgtgtgtctgtgtgtgtgtgtgtgtgtgtgtgtgtgtgtcagcctgtccctggcatgcatgtgtgtgcatctgcgtaGTGCTCATGTGTTCCAGTTCCAGTGGAACATTCTACCTTTGTCCCACAGAACCCGACGTAGTGACCCCCTCCTAGCAGGTGGTTACAGGgtacaccgtgtgtgtgtgtgtgtgtgtgtgtgtctctctctctgtgtgtctttgtgtgtgtgtgtgtgtgtgtgtgtgtgtgtgtgtgtgtgtgtgtgtgtgtgtgtgtgtgtgtgtgtctctctctctctctctgtgtctctgtgtgtgtctgtgtgtgtgtgtgtgtgtgtgtgtgtgtgtgtgtgtgtgtgtgtgtgtgtgtgtcagcctgtcCCTGGCATAGTGACCCCCTCTTAGCAGGTGGTTGCAGGGTACACCATCCACCATCACCTACAGCCAAGCACATACCAGCATGGCTATttcccctctgcacacacacacacaaacaaacacacacacacgcacgcacgcacgcacacacacacacacacacacacacacacacacacacacacacacacacacgtgcacgcacgcacgcacgcacgcacgcacgcacgcacgcacgctaaTCTGACAAATAATCAAGACAAAATGTGGTTATCCTTGGAAATACTGAgcatatgacaaaaaaaaaaaaaatacacaattaaTGACAGCCTATCCCAAGCATGTGTGCTTGGATCAGGGAAAGACCGAAAATAGTGCAGAGAACGTGATAACTGCAAAGCATTTGATAAAATTGTTGAATGGATGATGAGTTTTTAAAGATTGGCCACTAGAGTGCACTATTGGTCAGTTATTTACGCCACAAAGTCGTGTGGCGAGCAGGACCTCCCTCCCTGTATTGTGAGCCAAAGACCGagcaagaaggagagaggtgaaAATGTTTCACTCATCAGCTCAGAAAGCAGGCCTAAACGTAAGTGTTGTGTTCTTCAAGTCCTAATCATAGGGGCAATTACAGACAGGTGGTGGAACCTAAATTAAAACACAGCCAAACGAGTGAAAACAGCGTTGTAAAAATAAACCAACTCAACGTAGCATGTTAACATACACTAACATGCACACTTAATTCCTTCAGCCGTATGACGAAAACACTAAATCAAGCATTTAGATTTAACTAGTACGAGCCGAGTCAATATTGTCTCTCTAGACGACTACCATGAGCTAATATTTAAAATTCAAACGTTTCCAGTGATGGAGGTCTGTTTTTAAAAGACGGTCATTCAGACGTGAGGCACGCGAGGGCTCTCGAAAGAGCGTGCGTTCGCCTGACAGGAATGACAAATGAACGTAATTTCGACGATGAATGAGAAACTGTGTTGTACCAATGTAAGTGGCACGGTGGTAATGGCTGACGACGGAAATGGGataattgcgcaaattaaggaAGAAGTGACCTTTAGGAATAGGATGCTGTAACCACTTTCATAGAAACTGAAGAACTTTTACATGAAGCGAACTGGGACATTTTCTGGATATTTCAGCAA belongs to Sardina pilchardus chromosome 16, fSarPil1.1, whole genome shotgun sequence and includes:
- the LOC134059410 gene encoding fatty acid-binding protein, intestinal-like, coding for MTFNGTWKVDRNENYDKFMEQMGINIMKRKLAEHDNLKITITQTGEQFHVKESSTFRTKEIDFTLGVQFDYALADGTEVSGSWNMEGEMLKGAFTRKDNNKVLTTTRTLVNGELHQSYNYDGVDAKRIFKKE